The Polyangiaceae bacterium genome includes a window with the following:
- a CDS encoding FAD-dependent thymidylate synthase, translating into MSSRRPVSPGAEEILGLYFPVLDHGFVSLVDYMGTDECIERAARVSYGYGTRKASLTRGLIRYLRRHLHTTPSEMVELKFHCCMPMFVARQWIRHRTANVNEYSGRYSLMPMLFYMPSEDQLQTQSRENNQGRSGNPVSAEIYAEAKGRWTEIRRLSASAYEWMTQEDLARELSRIDLPLSTYTQWYWKIDLHNLLHFLKLRVDSHAQWEIQEYGRVMAGMLKRVAPLSYEAWIDYDVCGARMSRMELEALRKLVSAAPDALTTSGGQNLDRGALAELGMSNREIAELTTKLQAAAVPDFDLDVSKGEPAEVFAERMAKAVPQVDESPTE; encoded by the coding sequence ATGAGCTCCCGCCGCCCCGTTTCCCCCGGGGCAGAGGAAATCCTGGGACTGTATTTTCCCGTGCTGGACCACGGCTTCGTGTCGTTGGTCGACTACATGGGCACGGACGAGTGCATCGAGCGGGCGGCGCGCGTGAGCTACGGCTACGGGACCCGCAAAGCCAGCCTCACGCGCGGGCTGATCCGCTATCTGCGACGCCACCTGCACACCACGCCCAGCGAGATGGTGGAGCTCAAGTTCCACTGCTGCATGCCGATGTTCGTGGCGCGGCAGTGGATCCGTCATCGCACGGCCAACGTGAACGAGTACTCGGGACGCTATTCGCTGATGCCGATGCTGTTCTACATGCCGAGCGAAGATCAGCTGCAGACTCAGAGCCGGGAGAACAACCAGGGCCGCAGCGGCAATCCGGTCTCTGCCGAGATCTATGCGGAGGCCAAGGGGCGCTGGACGGAGATCCGTCGCCTCAGCGCCAGCGCCTATGAGTGGATGACCCAGGAAGATCTGGCGCGTGAGCTGTCCCGCATCGATCTGCCGCTGTCGACCTACACCCAGTGGTACTGGAAGATCGACCTGCACAATCTGCTGCACTTCCTCAAGCTGCGGGTGGACAGCCACGCGCAGTGGGAGATCCAGGAGTACGGCCGCGTGATGGCGGGTATGCTGAAGCGCGTCGCGCCCCTCAGCTACGAAGCGTGGATCGACTACGACGTGTGCGGAGCCCGCATGAGCCGCATGGAGCTCGAAGCGCTGCGCAAGCTCGTGAGCGCCGCCCCGGACGCGCTCACCACGAGCGGCGGGCAGAACCTGGATCGCGGCGCCCTGGCGGAGCTCGGCATGAGCAATCGCGAGATCGCCGAGCTGACGACCAAGCTCCAGGCCGCGGCGGTTCCCGACTTCGACCTGGACGTCTCCAAGGGCGAGCCCGCCGAGGTGTTCGCCGAGCGCATGGCCAAGGCCGTGCCCCAGGTCGACGAGTCCCCGACGGAGTAG
- a CDS encoding aspartate-semialdehyde dehydrogenase, with translation MTSKVVAVVGATGAVGREMLRTLERRDFPVERLVPLASKRSAGSRLSFRSEAVEVLELTPKSFEGVEIALFSAGAGVSREFAPIAAAAGATVIDNSSAWRMDDEVPLVVPEVNPQAVMHKPKGIIANPNCSTIQLVVALKPLHDKARLKHVVVSTYQATSGKGHAAVEELRTQMSALAAGKEAEAKVFPTQIAMNLVSDWKPGDGNYSEEELKLVNETRKILGDREIGVTPTCVRVPVVTGHSESVHIQCHEPLNAKQVLELLRNAPGIELFDADYAPGKEPQPLHAADTDPVYVGRVRDDLAVPGAINLWVVSDNLRKGAALNAVQIAELLA, from the coding sequence ATGACGAGCAAGGTAGTGGCCGTGGTGGGCGCAACGGGCGCCGTGGGCCGAGAAATGCTGCGTACGCTGGAGCGGCGGGACTTTCCCGTGGAGCGCTTGGTGCCGCTCGCGTCCAAGCGCTCCGCAGGTAGCCGTCTCTCCTTCCGCAGCGAAGCCGTAGAGGTGCTCGAGCTGACCCCGAAGTCCTTCGAAGGCGTCGAGATCGCGTTGTTCAGTGCGGGCGCCGGCGTGTCGCGGGAGTTCGCGCCCATCGCCGCGGCGGCGGGCGCCACGGTGATCGACAACTCCAGCGCTTGGCGCATGGACGACGAGGTGCCGTTGGTGGTTCCGGAGGTGAACCCCCAAGCGGTGATGCACAAACCCAAGGGCATCATCGCCAACCCGAACTGCAGCACCATTCAGCTCGTGGTTGCGCTCAAGCCCCTTCACGACAAGGCGCGCCTCAAGCACGTGGTGGTGTCCACCTATCAAGCGACGAGCGGCAAGGGGCACGCGGCGGTGGAAGAGCTGCGCACCCAGATGTCTGCCCTCGCCGCGGGCAAAGAAGCGGAAGCCAAGGTATTCCCCACGCAGATCGCCATGAACCTGGTGAGCGACTGGAAGCCGGGGGACGGCAACTACTCTGAAGAAGAGCTCAAGCTGGTCAACGAGACTCGGAAGATCCTCGGGGATCGCGAGATTGGCGTCACGCCGACCTGCGTGCGGGTTCCCGTGGTGACGGGTCACAGCGAGTCGGTTCACATCCAGTGCCATGAGCCCTTGAACGCGAAGCAGGTGCTGGAGCTCTTGCGCAATGCCCCGGGCATCGAGCTCTTCGACGCGGACTATGCGCCGGGCAAGGAACCGCAGCCGCTTCACGCGGCGGACACGGATCCCGTTTACGTGGGCCGCGTGCGGGACGACCTGGCCGTGCCGGGCGCCATCAACTTGTGGGTGGTCTCCGACAACCTGCGCAAGGGCGCCGCGCTGAACGCGGTCCAGATCGCGGAGCTCTTGGCATGA